atatgttaTTTGCTTATacccacacacatgaacacacacacataaaacaagcAATACATGTACACCAACAGCCCCTCTGACAGCTTCAATATGTTTGGCTCCTGAATGATATCATGGACCAACAGTGTTTGTAGAAAAGGTGGGGGGGAAAAGAGAAACTTAACAATTTCAAGCTTTTACTTCTGAATGAAAACAGTTGGATATTTCcttcttacttttttctttgtacTAGTTGAAGTTTAAACtagttgtttttaattttttcacatATTTGTGATTTACTGAAGTATTTCCTTTTCAGGAGAATTTTTATATTGTTCTTTTTACACTCCTACATTCCTCTAATACATCCATTTTTCTTGACTCTTTGGGATTATTCATATATTCACTGACCTCAACATTGGGAAATGAATGATATGAACACCCGCCTTTGGAACAGTAAGAAGAAGTGATTATGAATACTTTTAGGCCCAGACAAAAGTCTCATCTAACTCACTGAGCACTTCTTTAATTTGACTGAACTCTTTCATTTAAAGCTTTTGGATGTTTTAGAATCTGGCTCTGGTTGGGATTGGCCTGGTTCACTTTTACTatcaaatgaataaatgaataaaaacttcCTTGGACAATATGAAGCTctgaaaactgtaaaaagtTGGATTTAAGTCAAacagttttcttccttttctttctcgaTGTCTGAAAACTGGTTCTGAACTTCAAGCAGTCATTAGTGTGAAGTCTACCAAGAGTATATGCTGGAAATAcagctgagcaatcactgtatCCACACATAGCAGCCCCACCCCCATGTACATGTTACACATATAGCACACCCACTCAGTACAAGAAGAATatgatgttaataataataataataataataacactatgCGGTAACTTTACTAATACTCCTCCCCCGGCTGTAGAGAGGCTCTGATCATGCCGTCCACCCTTCTGATAGCCTCATCCGTTTAACTGATGGGTTGTGGTGCTCCTCATGACTGGACAGGGGGTGGAGGAGGAAGCTGTCGTTCCCATGGTGATCCTCTCGCTCATCGCTGCCTTCATATGAGCTCCCACAGCTGGACACGCTGTCACCAGGGGAACGCCCTTGTTCATGGGACCCCCGGCCTGTGGTGGAGTATCCAACTGTGGTCATGCCTCCTTCAAGTCCTGTTCCAACCATCCGGTCTCTGGGAGGGGAGGCTGGCTCAGACTTGATGTGGACATTTTGATGGCCAGAGGAGAGGTTTAGGTTTGAGTTCTGGCACAAATTCCTGTAAGATCAAAGCAAGAGAAACAGCATCTTAAACTCAGAGCAAAGCAAATTTTAAGAACGTCTTTAGAGGAAATGTCGATTAAACGCTTGTTTTAATTCTTTGGTGAGAATATGAAGATTCTtgtttttggctgctgtttCCAATTGAACATACAAGTGGATGGAAACATTGATTTACAGAAATGTGATCATGTTGCACTTGGGCTCCGTggaaatgtctgttttttaagGGGATTTCTGAATAATTAAGTAACAATTACTAttaattaaactatttttttaattttcattttttccagtgTATGCTGGATAAACCAGGACACTAACAGCTGAAATTATTGCATTGATTCTGGACAATTCTTTCTAAGGCTTGGCCTGTGGCCTGAAGGTAATATACACAGCTGCTTACCCCATGTGTCCCAGTGCTGAGTGTTGTAGATTCTGTATCTGCTGTTGCTGCCAGTTCACTGATCCCAGAACAGAACCTCCAAAACCGGACAGCGATGGCAGGTCACTGCTGAGGGAGAAATCTGAAGATGGACAAAAAGAGAAACTTGAGCAAAGACGAGGAAACCTGTGGAGTCCAGCAGCAGTGTGCTTTTGTTGTAATCACCTGTGCCATAAGATGAGGAAAGTGTAGATTGGTACCCACCCATCCCCTGACTGGGGATAGTGGTGGCAGAGAGAGTGACAGCAGGGGTTGACAAGGTCTGAGCTGTCTGGGAGTGATTTATTCTCTGGTTCTGCAAAGAAAAGGTAAGATGTCACCAAGCTAAACAGTGACAGCTGATTCAGGGCCAGCATTTTATGGTTATCTGCCATGCCTGGTAATCATGATTTGCTCATTTTAGAAAATCAGTAATCTCAAGTGGTACTTCTAGCGTTTGCTGGTATTCACGGTGACCTAGTCATGCCAATAACTCCTTTAGAGATCCTAAATTTTCAAGCTCATCTTCAGGAGCCTTTCTTCACGGTTCCTTAAAATCACTTCAGCGGCAGAATTTTTCAAATATCTCTAAAGTACAAATAGTTCCCTTACTTAAGGTAATAATGTAAATGACATTGGCACTAATTTCACATATTTGTAGCTTGTATATCATCTATAAACTAGCAGAAGGAGGCATACATGAAAAGTATGGTTCTCTCTGCTGATCAGATTTTTTTCAGAGCTACTTACCAACATCAGGTCAAAGTCCTCACACTGCAGGGCAGCAATAAAGCACAAACTCAAATGAGTCCGCACATAAAAATCAACTTATGAAATCAAACAAATCAAAAGACTAAGCAGAAGGAAGCACTTACAACAGCTGGTATGTTGTTGCACTTGTTGGAAGGGGGCATCAGTGTTCGCAGGTCAGGTTTACGGCTCATGTTCATTGAAGGACTTTTATCCTGCATGTTCTTGGGGGTGCctcctggagacagcagtccaGGGGAGGTGCAGTGGTTGCTGTAGCTGTCGTTTCCTGGTCGggcaaagttttaaaaaggtatCTCTCATTACAAATGACTACAAAATCACTACTGTACCCCAAACCCATTTTTATTTGTGCCTATATTTCATGGAAGTATATTTATCATTGCTGTTTTCAAACTTCTGATTCTGACCAACCACTTCAGCAGGATGTTCTAAGATTTCGTGCGACAccatttttacataaaatagGTGAATCTTCCCTTTTTCTAGTGTGAGGCTGGTAAAAGTGTCTTTAACTTCAGTATCTGCAGATGTATAGTTGATTGAATGCTACTGGAGCACTCTTTAACGGAACATCTGGGGAGAAAGTTCAAAGTGCATCACTCCAATGAAAAAGTCTGAAAACGTGCTCATCCACTCAAAGTTTTATAACTGCAAACTCTAGCTGAAGTCAATAACCAGAGAGGGAAGATTGTCTGTCACAGaaatgaattttatattttagagtTTAAGCAGCTGAACAATGAGCAATGACAGACTCCCAATGTACTGCTTTATTCCTCATCTGAACTGGATACAGGGGAGATACCTAGCTGTCCAGTCACAGGGGAGGAGACTTACACGAGTGCTAAATAGCAAGAAGAGACATTATCGCTACAGTTTTCTTCATGCATGTCCTCAAATtaccaaatgaaatgaaaaatgacactCTGAGAAGCACCTTTTTTAATTGTGGGTCTAGCAGCAGTAAGCTGTTGAGGTGCTTGCAAGATATTTCATCAATGGATGTTCTATATCTTAGCAACCAAAGGGttccaggttaaaaaaaaaagttgcacaccCAACCACGTGCTACCAGTTTTGATCTTGTCAAGATCCTAGTGTGTGAGAAGAGCCTGAAAGAGGATGGTGTGTTTTCAGCTGGACTTTTAAGAGAGAGGAGATTTACAGCACAGGATTTACCTATCATCACCCTGATTTACTCAGCCCTTAAAAACAGAGTATTTGAGCTTATGTACTCCAGGAGGCGCTATAGTGCATCTCTAGCAACTAAAACTGTATTAAGGAAATGCTGCTGCAGTCAGTGCCCTGATGACATTTACCACTGGTAACACCTACTGTTTAGAGCAGGCATATTTCTTCTCATACTGAGCACAAGGTGGCGCAAACATATACATAATGATGCCCTAATCAGCAGTGCTGGATCCACTACACTCACATTTTACCTGTTTCCACTAGAAGACTACACTATCATGTTcaccacagcagcaacaactgaCGGAGTGGAGGAATGTAGATGAAGCCCCTCAAGAACTGGCTGTTCTTTCAGTGCCTAAAACCGACTGTTATGTAAAACATCATCTACATTTGTAGTTATGGCTGCTCTGCTATCTGACTTTTCACACGTTTATGTCATTTAATATTTAGGTGACCTAAAGACAGTGTTCAGTTTACTCTGTTATGACGAAGATCTATCTATACAAAGAGAGTGATAGAGatatatataaagaaataagacaGAGTTGCGTTCTTACCCACACTTGACAAAACAGTGCTCGACAGCTCTGAACCCATCAGTCctacagacagaaacacacacatcaaatgAGTATACAATCTGGgttttgttgttcatttttattatacaaCGCCATAATACTTTGGGTGTTAGATTCTTGATCAGGAACCTTTGCAAACTATTTATCATGTAGAGCTCAGCTGTTATTCCAAACCTGATATGCAGAGATTGTCTTCATTCTTAAGAATAATAATTATTCAAATGAACATACTATATAGGGCTCCCGATAAATTACTACTAAAGAAAAAGACGATTCAAGAGAACCTAACACAGCTGGCAAAATTGTAGTTTTACTAACCGTGTTAGGAAATGCAAAGTTAACGCAAACCCACAATAGAAAGATTACTGGGAAAATGATCCTCTTATGGCCTTAGCATATCTATTGATTGTCATTATCATAGAAAAAAGTAGGAAAACACTCACGGCTGAGTCACTTTTTAAGTTGTATTCTTAAGTCTAAAATGCCATTAATGCCTGACTGCTACACCTTTTTGTCACTGCTGGACCAAATGTTGGccaatactgtttttttttctcatatagAAAATCTGGAAACACTGCAGCGCGTCAGGCTGTCTATGAAAGGAAAATCAGCAGGATTgtgaaaagatttttaaatagaagacaaaaaacaggaaaacacgtGCTAGGTAGGTTAACACCGAGTATTTGCTAGGTGTGGACCAGCCTGCTTATTTGCCCAAAGGCCCATTTTGAGCTCTAGCTGTGTTACAGtccaaaacagctgaacatttaATAAGGTCTTTGATGAGGACTGAAGAAAAAGCTACTGACCACAAACATACCTGCATTTCCTGTGCTGGAAGGACTTTGAGGCGACATGCTGTTTCTTTGCAGAGATGAGTGAGAGATGGGCAGCAGGCTATGGTTACCTAGACTGCCCCCTATGCCCTGATGGGAGTAGAGCAGCCCACCCTGATTACTGCCTGGGATGGATATACCCATGTCATAGTTGGAGGGCAGACCCTGCATATAGAACAAACAAAGCCAGTCGTCACTGGTAAGGAAACACGAAGCTGCTTAAAACAACGCTATGCATCAAAAAGAGCAGGTGTGAACATACACAGATTCTCTGTCGGTTGATCATCAGGTCAATGTCTTCATTGATTTTCCGGTATTTATCGTCCAACTCTGGGCTCTGGCCAGCAGAGTCATCAGCCTCGATGTCAGGGCTTTCACAGCCGTTTAAACCCTTCTTTCGCAGGGTCTGGataaaagaagacaaacaaaagagTCAAACACAGCAGGGTGACTTTACTGTATGTACTACATCCACGGATCTTCTCTGAgaccttcctcttttcctcctgcccggcagctccatcttcaacatttTTTGTAAAGTGTGTCCACTatctctcctctgcacatggCCTAAACCTCATCTCAGGTtcacctctctaactttgtctccacatccctcaacctgagctgtccctctgatgtccTCATTTCTAAGCTTGTCCACCCTCTTGTGTTAAACAGTCTGGTCTAAAAGTCCATTACCCTCTCTCCCACACATCTGCATAACTGCACAGGTATGTCACCTGGACCAAATCTTCATCCAACTCTTCTTCATTTGCTAACTTTCCTCCATACTCACTATAAGCCTTTTTGTTGCTTCCCTTCTCTCTGCTGTACATCTAGCCTCCCAGCACTCCTGTCTACTTTATTTCTCTTTATGGCTATCGCACTTTTCCTTTGCTAAAACTTCCTCATTCCAACAACATTCCTCATTGTCTTTGCTCTGTCCTGATACACCAAACACCTTCTGGCAGTTTCCCTCAACTGTACTTTTCCAGTCATTTGGTAAGTCTGCCCTACCACCCAGAGCCTTTCTCAATTCCTCCCTGAACTAAGTGCATAATTCTTCCTTTTTTGACTTAAATCGTTTAAATCCTTACGTCTGCCTTCACTTCCTTAGTCGTCTTGATGTCCAAAGTCAAAATCGACCATCCTTCTCTCCATCATATCAGCTTTCCCTTTAGCAGCCATAGTCCCTACTCTCAACTCCACACCCCtgcctttctttccctctcGCTGCCTCCTAACACACCTCCCTCTATTTCTGTTGCTATGTATTCAGCCAGCAGTAGTACAGTTTCCACCAGCACCATGTTGGCCAACAGCATCAGAGGCAGTAATTGTTATCCGGTCCAGAAGAATCTGGAATGGAAATCTCATTCTTGATGACCCACATATTCAAACTAACAATGACTACCATTCCTGATGGTAGCCTCTCCGTTTATACAGGCATCGGACTGGCACTGCACTGCTAGTTGTGACTACTACAATTAGTAGCTctataaaactataaaacatgCAATCTAAATATGATTTTTATGAATTAAAGGCCCTGGTTGTGTGGTTAGTTAGTCTGCTCTGAGAAAGTTTTGATCTTTCACCAGGACTCTTCTTCTAATGAAGAGGTCGAACTTAGAACAAACATTTCCAACCACAAGAGGGCGATAAATGAGCAGCTATCCCACCAGTGAGGTTCCAAACTGACTTCTATAAGCCAGACAGCAGTGTAAAATGCAAGTGGTACAATCAAACCCAACATACTCGTTTCACCAGCATGTGACAGCATTCACAAAAAGGTCTCTGAATTTTTATACTCATGTTATGTGTGAAGAATAAACAGaatttaatttgtgtgtgtgtgtgtgtgtctcaaagGTCAGATGCTTCATGTGAATATTGGGAAATCTCTTCTCTTACACAGATATtggatgataatgatgatggtgatgtgagtgtgtgtgcgtctgtttgtacatgtgtgtgGTTTGGGTCTTGGTGGCCTGCTTCAGCGCTTCACAGCCCGTTAGTCCAGTCTGTCACCGTATGAGCATGGCAGTGCCTCTTtcaaacacagacatacaaataTGACTGTTGGAGCAGCTATCCCACTCATCCCAGTCATGTACACCTGTTGTGCTTTAAAAGGGAGGGGGGGTTAGGGTCTGCAGTGAGGGGAGGGGTGAGGCAGCTTCCACCAATACCAGTGTGGCTACTGGAAGGATGGCCGTAGAAGGTTATTTTTTGCCACTGTGCTCCGCAGTGTTCCTCGTCACTCCCTTGCAATTTGTCAATCTGGCTGCTctattaaaacataaaactgaCTCCACTAGCCTACTTTTCCCTCAtcaaatacacacagagcacacagtGCTACTACATTACGCATCACTTTGCTTTTTTAGTGGAAATAAAGACTGAATGCAAGGAAGTCAGGTGGAAACATTTTACTTATTAACTTATTAAAGGAGCAAACTGTAAAAATACTTCACGTGTTTATgcaataaaatgtgaatttaaGGTAAAGTAGAGGTCTCCTAATGACTGGTATTACATCTGTAAACAGTGTTTAAGCATTAAAGTTAGTCTTAGTCTGCTGGTTTCAAATTTAGGTTTGACCCAACTCCAAAGCGATTGTGAAATGATTCATTTGAGAGgatagaagaaaaacaaaattgtaaTTAGGGCTGAGAG
This Astatotilapia calliptera chromosome 7, fAstCal1.2, whole genome shotgun sequence DNA region includes the following protein-coding sequences:
- the LOC113025188 gene encoding myocyte-specific enhancer factor 2C-like isoform X1, which encodes MGRKKIQIARIMDERNRHVTFTKRKFGLMKKAYELSVLCDCEIALIIFNSTNKLFQYASTDMDKVLLKYTEYNEPHESRTNSDIVDTLRKKGLNGCESPDIEADDSAGQSPELDDKYRKINEDIDLMINRQRICGLPSNYDMGISIPGSNQGGLLYSHQGIGGSLGNHSLLPISHSSLQRNSMSPQSPSSTGNAGLMGSELSSTVLSSVGNDSYSNHCTSPGLLSPGGTPKNMQDKSPSMNMSRKPDLRTLMPPSNKCNNIPAVCEDFDLMLNQRINHSQTAQTLSTPAVTLSATTIPSQGMGGYQSTLSSSYGTDFSLSSDLPSLSGFGGSVLGSVNWQQQQIQNLQHSALGHMGNLCQNSNLNLSSGHQNVHIKSEPASPPRDRMVGTGLEGGMTTVGYSTTGRGSHEQGRSPGDSVSSCGSSYEGSDEREDHHGNDSFLLHPLSSHEEHHNPSVKRMRLSEGWTA
- the LOC113025188 gene encoding myocyte-specific enhancer factor 2C-like isoform X3, which produces MGRKKIQIARIMDERNRHVTFTKRKFGLMKKAYELSVLCDCEIALIIFNSTNKLFQYASTDMDKVLLKYTEYNEPHESRTNSDIVDTLRKKGLNGCESPDIEADDSAGQSPELDDKYRKINEDIDLMINRQRICGLPSNYDMGISIPGSNQGGLLYSHQGIGGSLGNHSLLPISHSSLQRNSMSPQSPSSTGNAGLMGSELSSTVLSSVGNDSYSNHCTSPGLLSPGGTPKNMQDKSPSMNMSRKPDLRTLMPPSNKCNNIPAVNQRINHSQTAQTLSTPAVTLSATTIPSQGMGGYQSTLSSSYGTDFSLSSDLPSLSGFGGSVLGSVNWQQQQIQNLQHSALGHMG
- the LOC113025188 gene encoding myocyte-specific enhancer factor 2C-like isoform X2 translates to MGRKKIQIARIMDERNRHVTFTKRKFGLMKKAYELSVLCDCEIALIIFNSTNKLFQYASTDMDKVLLKYTEYNEPHESRTNSDIVDTLRKKGLNGCESPDIEADDSAGQSPELDDKYRKINEDIDLMINRQRICGLPSNYDMGISIPGSNQGGLLYSHQGIGGSLGNHSLLPISHSSLQRNSMSPQSPSSTGNAGLMGSELSSTVLSSVGNDSYSNHCTSPGLLSPGGTPKNMQDKSPSMNMSRKPDLRTLMPPSNKCNNIPAVNQRINHSQTAQTLSTPAVTLSATTIPSQGMGGYQSTLSSSYGTDFSLSSDLPSLSGFGGSVLGSVNWQQQQIQNLQHSALGHMGNLCQNSNLNLSSGHQNVHIKSEPASPPRDRMVGTGLEGGMTTVGYSTTGRGSHEQGRSPGDSVSSCGSSYEGSDEREDHHGNDSFLLHPLSSHEEHHNPSVKRMRLSEGWTA